The Mesorhizobium sp. M1D.F.Ca.ET.043.01.1.1 genome contains a region encoding:
- the hemH gene encoding ferrochelatase: protein MTPANPADAKTAKAVGPLSADAAPVKAGKIGIMLINLGTPDGTGFKPMWRYLREFLSDPRVIELNKAIWYPILYGLVLTTRPKKSGANYARIWNREKDESPLRTFTRSQAEKLTGALGDLPNVVVDWAMRYGNPSTAAVARRLAEQGCERVLTFPLYPQYSATTTATANDQLFRALMQIRHAPAIRSVPPYYDEPVYIEALARSIEQNLATLDFEPEVVITSYHGIPKPYSDKGDPYQEHCLETTRLLRARLGWDEKKLITTFQSRFGAQEWLQPYTDVTVEKLAKDGVKSIAVVNPGFSVDCIETLDEIGREAAETFHHAGGRNFAHIPCLNDSAEGMAVIEALARRELAGWV, encoded by the coding sequence ATGACGCCTGCCAACCCTGCCGATGCCAAGACCGCAAAGGCCGTCGGTCCGCTGTCCGCCGATGCCGCGCCGGTGAAGGCGGGCAAGATCGGCATCATGCTGATCAATCTCGGCACGCCCGACGGCACCGGCTTCAAGCCGATGTGGCGTTATCTGAGGGAATTCCTCTCCGATCCGCGCGTCATCGAGCTCAACAAAGCGATCTGGTACCCGATCCTCTACGGACTGGTTCTCACCACGCGGCCGAAAAAGTCCGGCGCCAACTATGCCAGGATCTGGAACCGGGAGAAGGACGAATCGCCGCTGCGCACTTTCACGCGCTCCCAGGCGGAAAAGCTCACCGGCGCGCTTGGCGATCTGCCGAACGTGGTCGTCGACTGGGCGATGCGCTACGGCAATCCCTCGACGGCGGCCGTCGCCCGCCGGCTGGCCGAGCAAGGTTGCGAGCGCGTCCTCACCTTTCCGCTCTATCCGCAATATTCGGCGACGACGACAGCGACCGCCAACGACCAGTTGTTCCGCGCGCTGATGCAGATCAGGCATGCGCCGGCGATCCGCAGCGTGCCGCCCTATTACGACGAGCCGGTCTATATCGAGGCGCTCGCCCGTTCGATCGAGCAAAATCTGGCGACGCTCGACTTCGAGCCGGAGGTGGTCATCACCTCCTACCACGGCATTCCAAAACCTTACTCCGACAAGGGCGACCCCTACCAGGAGCATTGCCTGGAAACGACACGGCTGCTCAGGGCAAGACTAGGCTGGGACGAGAAGAAGCTCATCACCACCTTCCAGTCGCGCTTCGGCGCGCAGGAATGGCTCCAGCCCTACACCGACGTCACCGTCGAGAAGCTGGCGAAGGACGGCGTCAAGTCGATCGCGGTCGTCAATCCGGGTTTTTCCGTCGACTGCATCGAGACGCTGGACGAGATCGGCCGCGAAGCCGCCGAGACCTTCCACCATGCCGGCGGCAGGAACTTCGCCCACATTCCTTGCCTCAACGACAGCGCCGAGGGCATGGCGGTGATCGAGGCGCTGGCGCGGCGCGAGCTTGCCGGCTGGGTGTGA
- a CDS encoding DUF459 domain-containing protein produces the protein MVTVARIWLIVRRLPILVLAIAVLAVAGSSGFHTPAFAQEEESRGWSLRDLLFPRRSERIEPPAEIQKARPKPKKKSKPRPPAEPETPIVEKTPDGRVVLVVGDFLAGGLAEGLDTAFADNPAVRIVSRSNGSSGFVRDDFYNWPVEIKSLIETEKPSVVVIMLGSNDRQQMRVGDEREQPRSENWTKEYERRTDALGKAIQDAKVPFLWVGMPAFGVAKMNSDMLAFNDIYHSAAQTHGGEFVDVWDGFVDENGAFVASGPDINGQPVRLRSDDGINVTKAGKRKLAFYTEKPLAKILGLAAPGSVTTVSAPAGAPVEAPKPAAAPVIVDRTAPMLLSDPALDGGTELLGAAPPAKADPNLPGEKLTVEGKAPTASPGRADDFSWPPKSQPTTAAAAPDATTGVNQ, from the coding sequence TTGGTTACGGTTGCGCGCATCTGGCTGATCGTTCGCCGCCTGCCGATCCTCGTTCTGGCCATCGCCGTGCTTGCCGTCGCCGGCTCCAGCGGCTTCCATACGCCGGCCTTCGCGCAGGAAGAGGAAAGCCGCGGCTGGTCGCTGCGCGATCTCCTGTTCCCGCGCCGCAGCGAGCGCATCGAGCCGCCGGCCGAAATCCAGAAAGCGCGGCCGAAACCAAAGAAGAAATCCAAGCCGCGCCCGCCGGCCGAACCGGAGACGCCGATCGTCGAGAAGACGCCGGATGGCCGCGTCGTGCTGGTGGTCGGCGATTTCCTGGCGGGCGGGCTTGCCGAGGGCCTCGACACCGCCTTTGCCGACAATCCCGCAGTCAGGATCGTTTCACGCAGCAACGGCTCGTCCGGCTTCGTGCGCGACGATTTCTACAACTGGCCGGTCGAGATCAAGTCGCTGATCGAGACGGAGAAACCGTCCGTCGTGGTGATCATGCTTGGCTCCAACGACCGCCAGCAGATGCGCGTCGGCGACGAGCGCGAGCAGCCGCGTTCCGAGAACTGGACCAAGGAATACGAGCGCCGGACCGATGCGCTGGGCAAGGCCATTCAGGATGCCAAGGTGCCGTTCCTGTGGGTCGGCATGCCGGCGTTCGGGGTGGCGAAGATGAACTCGGACATGCTGGCCTTCAACGACATCTATCATTCGGCTGCACAGACGCATGGCGGCGAGTTCGTCGATGTCTGGGACGGCTTCGTCGACGAGAACGGCGCCTTTGTCGCCTCCGGTCCCGACATCAACGGTCAGCCGGTGCGCCTGCGCTCCGACGACGGCATCAATGTCACCAAGGCCGGCAAGCGCAAGCTTGCCTTTTATACCGAAAAGCCCCTGGCAAAGATCCTTGGACTGGCGGCGCCCGGAAGCGTCACCACGGTTTCCGCGCCGGCCGGCGCTCCGGTCGAGGCGCCGAAGCCCGCCGCGGCGCCTGTCATCGTCGATCGCACCGCGCCGATGCTGCTCAGCGACCCCGCACTCGACGGCGGCACCGAACTGCTGGGCGCCGCGCCGCCCGCCAAGGCCGATCCGAACCTGCCGGGTGAAAAGCTGACCGTCGAGGGTAAGGCGCCGACCGCCTCGCCCGGCCGCGCCGATGATTTCTCCTGGCCGCCGAAATCACAGCCTACGACGGCAGCAGCCGCGCCTGACGCGACCACCGGCGTCAATCAGTAG
- the galU gene encoding UTP--glucose-1-phosphate uridylyltransferase GalU, whose product MKRVRKAVFPVAGLGTRFLPATKAIPKEMLTVVDRPVIQYVVDEARDAGIEHFIFVTGRNKAVIEDHFDVQFELYDTLAQRGKDDQLARLQRLQPAPGQTSFTRQQVPMGLGHAVWCARELVGDEPFALLLPDMIMQSEKSCMKDMVELYAETGNNIIAVQECDPTEAHKYGIVGRGEDTHHGFRITGMVEKPKPGTAPSNLFINGRYILQPEIFGILERQERGAGNEIQLTDAMLKLEKQQPFYGYHYMGRTFDCGSPEGFVEANVAFALWRNDMNESMAGVIRTLLDEVRPAERRGVPG is encoded by the coding sequence ATGAAGCGAGTTCGCAAGGCAGTTTTCCCGGTCGCCGGCCTCGGCACGCGGTTTCTTCCGGCCACCAAGGCCATTCCGAAGGAGATGCTGACCGTCGTCGACCGGCCGGTTATCCAATATGTGGTCGACGAGGCGCGCGACGCCGGCATCGAGCATTTCATCTTCGTGACCGGACGCAACAAGGCGGTCATCGAGGATCATTTCGACGTCCAGTTCGAGCTCTACGACACGCTGGCCCAGCGCGGCAAGGACGACCAACTCGCCCGCCTGCAGCGGCTGCAGCCGGCGCCGGGCCAGACCAGCTTCACCCGCCAGCAGGTGCCGATGGGGCTTGGCCATGCCGTGTGGTGCGCGCGCGAGCTGGTCGGCGACGAACCGTTCGCGCTGCTTTTGCCCGACATGATCATGCAGTCTGAGAAAAGCTGCATGAAGGACATGGTCGAGCTCTATGCCGAGACCGGCAACAACATCATCGCCGTGCAGGAATGCGATCCGACCGAGGCGCACAAATACGGCATCGTCGGCCGTGGCGAGGACACCCATCACGGCTTCCGCATCACGGGCATGGTGGAGAAGCCGAAACCGGGCACGGCGCCGTCCAACCTCTTCATCAACGGGCGCTACATCCTGCAGCCGGAGATTTTCGGCATCCTCGAAAGGCAGGAGCGCGGCGCCGGCAACGAGATCCAGTTGACGGATGCGATGCTGAAGCTGGAAAAACAGCAGCCCTTCTATGGCTATCATTACATGGGGCGCACTTTCGATTGCGGCTCGCCGGAAGGCTTTGTCGAAGCCAATGTCGCCTTCGCGCTGTGGCGCAACGACATGAACGAGAGCATGGCCGGCGTTATCCGCACACTGCTGGATGAGGTGCGGCCGGCCGAACGGCGTGGGGTTCCAGGGTAA
- a CDS encoding KpsF/GutQ family sugar-phosphate isomerase has translation MHAGSPERKRPDSQAAIESALRTVATEQAGVAALAAALDNGLAEPFATAIDLIARIEGRVIVTGVGKSGHIGSKIAATLASTGTPAFFVHSAEANHGDLGMIAKDDAIIAMSWSGETKELMGIVAYSRRFSIPLIAITSGESSALARAADVVLLLPTVPEACPHGLAPTTSTLLQLVMGDALAIALLEARGFTPDHFRTFHPGGQLGANLTQVSEIMRVGDQIPLAVLGTKMPEAVMTLSNKKVGCVCIVDTKGQLVGIITDGDVARNLHRNLANIAVEEVMTRTPKTIDPQTLAGTAIAMLNEHNIGALVVTQKNRPVGVVHFHDLLRIGAA, from the coding sequence ATGCATGCGGGGTCCCCAGAAAGAAAGCGGCCGGACAGCCAGGCTGCGATCGAATCGGCGCTGAGAACGGTGGCGACGGAACAGGCCGGCGTTGCGGCGCTTGCCGCAGCGCTCGACAACGGTTTGGCCGAGCCGTTCGCAACCGCCATCGATCTCATCGCGCGGATCGAGGGCCGTGTCATCGTCACCGGCGTCGGCAAGAGCGGCCATATCGGCTCCAAGATCGCCGCCACGCTCGCCTCGACCGGCACGCCGGCCTTCTTCGTCCATTCGGCCGAGGCCAACCACGGCGATCTCGGCATGATCGCCAAGGACGACGCCATCATCGCCATGTCGTGGTCGGGCGAGACCAAGGAACTGATGGGGATCGTCGCCTATTCAAGGCGCTTCTCGATCCCGCTGATTGCGATCACCTCCGGCGAAAGCTCGGCGCTGGCCCGCGCCGCGGACGTGGTGCTGTTGCTGCCGACCGTGCCGGAAGCCTGTCCGCATGGGCTGGCGCCGACCACGTCGACGCTGCTGCAACTCGTCATGGGCGACGCGCTGGCGATCGCGCTGCTCGAGGCGCGCGGCTTCACGCCGGACCATTTCCGCACCTTCCATCCCGGCGGCCAGCTTGGCGCCAACCTGACGCAGGTTTCCGAGATCATGCGGGTCGGCGACCAGATACCGCTTGCCGTCCTCGGCACCAAGATGCCGGAAGCGGTGATGACGCTATCCAACAAGAAGGTCGGCTGCGTCTGTATCGTCGATACGAAAGGCCAACTGGTCGGGATCATCACCGACGGCGATGTCGCGCGCAACCTGCATCGCAACCTGGCCAACATCGCCGTCGAAGAGGTGATGACGCGCACGCCCAAGACCATCGACCCGCAGACGCTCGCGGGCACGGCAATCGCGATGCTCAACGAGCACAATATCGGGGCACTGGTGGTGACCCAGAAAAATAGGCCGGTGGGCGTGGTTCACTTCCACGACCTGCTTCGCATCGGCGCAGCTTGA
- a CDS encoding bifunctional UDP-sugar hydrolase/5'-nucleotidase yields the protein MKKTAAVLALSTSMIGLSAGASFADYTLNILHFNDWHSRIEGNNKYESTCSAEEETKGECIGGAGRLVTAIAQERKKLEGQNVLLLNAGDSFQGSLFYITYKGAAEEEFLNQIKPDAVTLGNHEFDDGETALVPYLDKAQFPVVSANVLPNDKSGAKGKIKPSIVVEVGGQKIGIVGAVTNDTPELASPGPNIAIADDVKSITAEVEKLKGQGINKIIAVTHIGYNRERDVIAKIPGVDVVVGGHSHTLLSNTDPKAAGPYPTMVDNPDGYKVPVVQAASYSKYLGEFKVVFDDNGVVKQASGDPIFLDKSITPDPAVLARIKELGAPIEALKNKEVAETTKAIDGSRENCRARECEMGNLVSDAILDRVKGQGVEIVISNGGGLRASIDQGTVTMGEVLTVLPFQNTLATFKISGKDLVAGLENGLSQIEDGAGRFPQVAGLKYAFDKSVAPNAGRVKSVEVMEKGAWAPINPDKQYVVATNNYVRQGGDGYKVFAEKATDAYDFGPGLEQVVADYLGAHRPYTPKLDGRITEVGTTVAAAEPAKPAETAPAATAPAAEPAKPAESAPAAAEPAMPALPSNSGDIAGTPPTVPAETAPATSEAKPAEAAPATSAPAAEPAKPAETAPAEAKPAGTSPETSHVIAAGDTYWDLAKKNYGDGTKWKLISEANKDYKPRRLPLGGTLTIPPAAK from the coding sequence ATGAAGAAGACTGCCGCCGTTCTAGCCCTGTCCACCTCGATGATTGGCCTGTCGGCCGGAGCCTCCTTTGCCGACTACACGCTGAACATCCTGCATTTCAACGACTGGCACAGCCGCATCGAAGGCAACAACAAGTACGAGTCGACCTGTTCAGCCGAGGAAGAGACCAAGGGCGAATGCATCGGCGGCGCCGGCCGGCTGGTCACCGCGATCGCGCAGGAGCGCAAGAAGCTCGAAGGCCAGAACGTGCTGCTGCTCAACGCCGGCGACAGCTTCCAGGGATCGCTGTTCTACATCACCTACAAGGGCGCGGCTGAGGAGGAATTCCTCAATCAGATCAAGCCGGATGCGGTGACGCTCGGCAATCATGAATTCGACGACGGCGAGACAGCACTTGTGCCTTACCTCGACAAGGCGCAATTCCCCGTCGTCAGCGCCAATGTCCTGCCCAACGACAAGTCCGGGGCAAAGGGCAAGATCAAGCCGTCGATCGTCGTCGAGGTCGGCGGCCAGAAGATCGGCATCGTCGGCGCCGTTACCAACGACACGCCGGAACTCGCCTCGCCCGGCCCCAACATCGCCATCGCGGACGACGTCAAGTCGATCACCGCCGAGGTCGAGAAGCTGAAGGGACAAGGCATCAACAAGATCATCGCGGTAACCCATATCGGCTACAACCGCGAGCGCGATGTCATCGCGAAAATCCCCGGCGTCGACGTGGTGGTGGGCGGCCACAGCCACACGCTTTTGTCGAACACCGACCCGAAGGCGGCAGGCCCCTATCCGACGATGGTCGACAATCCGGACGGCTACAAGGTTCCCGTCGTGCAGGCGGCGTCCTATTCGAAATATCTCGGCGAGTTCAAGGTGGTGTTCGACGACAACGGCGTCGTCAAGCAAGCGAGCGGCGACCCGATCTTTCTCGACAAGTCGATCACCCCCGATCCGGCCGTGCTCGCCCGCATCAAGGAGCTTGGCGCGCCGATCGAGGCGCTCAAGAACAAGGAGGTCGCCGAGACCACCAAGGCAATCGACGGCAGCCGCGAGAATTGCCGCGCCCGCGAATGCGAGATGGGCAATCTCGTCTCCGACGCGATCCTCGACCGCGTCAAGGGCCAGGGCGTCGAGATCGTCATCTCGAACGGCGGCGGCCTGCGCGCCTCCATCGACCAGGGCACCGTGACCATGGGCGAGGTGCTGACGGTGCTGCCGTTCCAGAACACGCTGGCGACGTTCAAGATCTCCGGCAAGGATCTGGTCGCCGGTCTCGAAAACGGCCTCAGCCAGATCGAGGACGGTGCCGGCCGCTTCCCGCAGGTGGCCGGCCTGAAATACGCCTTCGACAAGTCGGTCGCGCCCAATGCCGGCCGCGTCAAATCGGTCGAGGTGATGGAGAAAGGCGCCTGGGCTCCGATCAACCCGGACAAGCAATATGTCGTCGCCACCAACAACTACGTCCGCCAGGGTGGCGACGGCTACAAGGTCTTCGCCGAAAAGGCGACCGACGCCTATGACTTCGGCCCGGGCCTTGAGCAGGTGGTTGCCGACTATCTCGGCGCGCACCGGCCCTATACGCCGAAGCTCGACGGGCGCATCACCGAGGTTGGCACGACGGTGGCGGCGGCGGAACCGGCAAAGCCCGCCGAGACCGCCCCTGCAGCAACCGCGCCGGCGGCCGAGCCCGCCAAACCGGCCGAATCGGCGCCCGCGGCCGCCGAGCCAGCAATGCCGGCTTTGCCGTCCAATTCCGGCGATATCGCCGGCACGCCGCCGACCGTTCCGGCCGAGACGGCACCGGCAACGTCGGAGGCGAAACCTGCCGAGGCCGCCCCCGCGACCAGTGCCCCCGCGGCTGAACCGGCCAAGCCGGCCGAGACAGCGCCCGCCGAGGCCAAGCCGGCCGGCACCAGCCCGGAGACCAGTCATGTGATCGCCGCCGGCGACACTTACTGGGACCTGGCCAAGAAGAACTATGGCGACGGCACCAAATGGAAGCTGATCTCCGAGGCCAACAAGGACTACAAGCCGCGCCGCCTGCCGCTCGGCGGGACGCTGACCATTCCTCCGGCCGCGAAGTAG
- a CDS encoding SPFH domain-containing protein — protein MGFSGFDIAIVVLVFLVIILLFKGIRTVPQGYNYTVERFGRYTKTLTPGLNIINPIFERIGAKMNMMEQVLDVPSQEIITRDNAIVGVDGIAFFQILNAAQAAYQVSGLQNAILNLTMTNIRTVMGSMDLDELLSNRDAINERLLRVVDEAAHPWGIKITRVEIKDINPPANLVESMGRQMMAERDKRAQILAAEGLKQSQILEAEGRREAAFRDAEARERSAEAEAKATQVVSEAIAKGDVQAINYFVAQKYTEALARIGSSSNNKIVLMPFEASSLIGSLGGIGEIAREVFKGDGPSGTQRPGSRTPVVRQTDN, from the coding sequence ATGGGCTTCAGCGGTTTCGATATTGCCATCGTTGTTCTTGTCTTCCTGGTCATCATCCTTCTTTTCAAAGGCATCAGGACGGTGCCGCAAGGTTACAATTATACGGTGGAGCGTTTCGGGCGATACACCAAGACGCTGACGCCTGGCCTCAACATCATCAACCCGATCTTCGAGCGCATCGGCGCCAAGATGAACATGATGGAGCAGGTGCTCGATGTCCCGAGCCAGGAAATCATCACCCGCGACAACGCCATAGTCGGTGTAGACGGGATCGCCTTCTTCCAGATTCTCAATGCGGCGCAGGCAGCCTACCAGGTTTCCGGCCTGCAGAACGCTATTCTGAACCTGACGATGACCAACATCCGCACCGTCATGGGCTCGATGGACCTCGACGAATTGCTGTCCAACCGCGATGCGATCAACGAACGCCTGCTGCGCGTCGTCGACGAGGCGGCGCATCCGTGGGGCATCAAGATCACGCGCGTCGAGATCAAGGACATCAACCCCCCGGCCAATCTTGTGGAATCGATGGGCCGCCAGATGATGGCCGAGCGCGACAAGCGCGCCCAGATCCTCGCCGCCGAGGGGCTGAAGCAATCGCAGATCCTTGAGGCCGAAGGCCGCAGGGAGGCCGCGTTCCGCGACGCCGAGGCACGCGAGCGCTCGGCCGAAGCCGAGGCCAAGGCGACGCAGGTGGTGTCGGAAGCCATCGCCAAGGGCGACGTGCAGGCGATCAACTACTTCGTCGCCCAGAAATACACCGAGGCGCTGGCCAGGATCGGCTCGTCCAGCAACAACAAGATCGTGCTGATGCCGTTCGAAGCCTCATCGCTGATCGGCTCGCTGGGCGGCATCGGCGAGATCGCCCGCGAAGTCTTCAAGGGCGACGGCCCGTCCGGCACGCAGCGGCCCGGCTCACGCACGCCGGTCGTGCGCCAGACGGACAACTGA
- a CDS encoding outer membrane beta-barrel protein, whose amino-acid sequence MSGGEPDTKTGRKGIAVAALLLTASVLALLRPAPVFAQETELRGEVSESAILADQQRKARQLRAQGSLDQAAPAAQAAADQAQANPYEPASPGAVPDDEGASGSIFDRPQATDDPFADDQAAARPRRPSTARQRATDADTKSGAKAADKKKTRKKPGQTTDSTAKTAAITGDQADTVAADEEGANRRAVTVDSVDRQKLDPGAERTGSIEGQKIKPEEDPFAAPGIKVGTFVIRPTLEQGFTATSNADASSGGTSAVLSETALRFSATSDWRENSALINGYGIFRNTLSGQKINDAQGRIEGQLNVDLDNELRAIAKLGYEAVPESASSPDAIAGVTSQPLRQTVDGSLGVEKDVGKMRYTLTGAVTHDFYGDAELSDGTVLSQKHRDSTLYSATLRTGYQVSPAMTPFAEVEAGRRVYDLRLDSNGFERSSTRLGARAGLELDMRDKLSGEFSVGWLREAIDDDRLPANAGPYVNADLKWSPERGTIVGLTGRTTIEATTAANESGDVLYSGRLTGERQVRANLTANSALGLDWRDYTGSDGHDLILSAEAGLTWWLNRYAGLTTRVRTEKLTSNLPGRDYVANSVYLGLKVQR is encoded by the coding sequence ATGTCCGGGGGCGAGCCAGATACGAAAACGGGTCGGAAGGGCATTGCCGTCGCAGCGCTTCTGCTGACGGCAAGCGTTCTTGCCTTGCTGCGCCCGGCACCGGTCTTCGCCCAGGAAACCGAGCTGCGCGGCGAGGTTTCCGAATCGGCAATCCTGGCCGACCAGCAGCGCAAGGCGAGGCAATTGCGCGCGCAAGGATCGCTGGATCAGGCGGCGCCAGCGGCCCAGGCGGCTGCGGACCAGGCACAGGCAAACCCTTATGAGCCGGCAAGCCCGGGCGCGGTGCCCGACGACGAAGGTGCGAGCGGCAGCATTTTCGACCGGCCGCAGGCGACCGACGACCCCTTCGCCGACGATCAGGCCGCGGCCCGGCCGCGCCGGCCCTCAACGGCCAGGCAGCGCGCAACCGACGCCGACACGAAAAGCGGCGCCAAGGCGGCCGACAAGAAAAAGACCAGGAAGAAGCCCGGTCAGACCACGGACAGCACGGCCAAGACCGCAGCCATCACGGGCGACCAGGCCGATACCGTGGCCGCCGACGAAGAGGGCGCCAACCGCCGCGCCGTCACCGTCGACAGCGTCGACCGGCAGAAGCTCGATCCCGGCGCCGAGCGCACCGGGTCGATCGAAGGCCAGAAGATCAAGCCTGAAGAGGATCCCTTCGCCGCGCCCGGCATCAAGGTCGGCACTTTCGTCATCCGGCCGACGCTGGAGCAAGGCTTTACCGCGACGTCCAACGCCGATGCCAGCAGCGGTGGCACATCGGCGGTCCTGTCCGAAACGGCGCTGCGTTTTTCCGCCACCTCGGACTGGCGCGAGAATTCGGCACTGATCAACGGCTACGGCATCTTCCGCAACACGCTGTCGGGCCAGAAGATCAACGATGCGCAGGGCCGGATCGAGGGCCAGCTCAATGTCGACCTCGACAATGAGCTGCGCGCCATCGCCAAGCTGGGCTACGAAGCCGTGCCGGAATCGGCCTCCTCGCCGGACGCCATCGCCGGCGTCACCTCGCAGCCGCTGCGCCAGACCGTGGACGGCAGCCTCGGCGTCGAGAAGGACGTCGGCAAGATGCGCTACACGCTGACCGGCGCGGTCACGCATGATTTCTACGGCGACGCCGAGCTCTCGGACGGCACCGTTCTGTCGCAGAAGCATCGCGACTCCACGCTCTATTCCGCGACCTTGCGCACCGGCTACCAGGTCTCGCCGGCCATGACGCCCTTTGCCGAGGTGGAGGCCGGGCGGCGGGTCTATGATCTGCGCCTCGACAGCAACGGCTTCGAGCGCTCCTCGACGCGGCTCGGCGCGCGCGCCGGCCTCGAGCTCGACATGCGCGACAAGCTTTCCGGCGAATTTTCCGTCGGATGGCTTCGCGAAGCGATCGATGACGACCGCCTGCCGGCCAATGCCGGCCCATACGTCAACGCCGATCTCAAATGGTCGCCCGAGCGCGGCACGATCGTCGGGCTCACCGGAAGGACCACGATCGAGGCCACGACCGCGGCAAACGAGAGCGGCGATGTCCTCTACTCGGGCCGGCTCACCGGCGAGCGGCAGGTCCGCGCCAACCTGACGGCGAATTCGGCGCTTGGCCTCGATTGGCGCGATTACACCGGCTCCGACGGCCACGATCTGATCCTGAGCGCCGAGGCCGGGCTGACCTGGTGGCTGAACCGCTACGCCGGGCTGACCACGCGGGTGAGGACGGAGAAGCTGACCAGCAACCTGCCCGGTCGCGACTATGTCGCCAACAGCGTCTATCTCGGGCTGAAGGTGCAGCGCTAG
- a CDS encoding NfeD family protein, which produces MIDRIVSELGPWNWMVLGIVLLVMEVVAPGVFMLWIGIAALIIGAVSLAIWDAAFWTWQVQVLAFLALSVVSAYVGRQIAVSRQGSVDQPLLNRRGAQMVGRTATLSEPIKNGRGRIRLGDTLWRVSGPDLPVGTQVRVTGAADTDLELTVEAI; this is translated from the coding sequence ATGATCGACCGCATCGTTTCGGAACTCGGCCCGTGGAACTGGATGGTTCTGGGCATTGTGCTCCTGGTGATGGAAGTCGTGGCGCCCGGCGTCTTCATGCTGTGGATCGGCATCGCGGCGCTGATCATCGGCGCCGTGTCGCTGGCGATCTGGGACGCCGCCTTCTGGACCTGGCAGGTGCAGGTCCTCGCTTTCCTGGCGCTCAGCGTGGTCTCGGCCTATGTCGGCCGGCAGATCGCGGTCTCGCGCCAGGGCAGCGTTGACCAGCCGCTGCTCAACCGCCGCGGCGCGCAGATGGTCGGCCGCACGGCGACGCTGTCCGAACCGATCAAGAACGGCCGCGGCCGCATCCGGCTTGGCGACACGCTCTGGCGCGTCTCCGGCCCGGACCTGCCGGTCGGCACGCAGGTGCGCGTGACAGGCGCCGCCGACACCGATCTGGAACTGACGGTCGAGGCGATCTGA
- a CDS encoding lytic murein transglycosylase: MSVRNTARRLTALVTAAGLTLALLLPSGPAFADAGFRQWVAGFRATAVAGGVSGAVYDRAMRGIEPDPVVLEKARTQPEFTAPAWDYFDNRVHDQSVANGQAMARKWKAWLDRIEARFGVDRNTLLAIWSMESNYGEILKRDDIMRNVIRSLATLAYGDPQRSKYARTQLVAALKILQTGDIDESHLMGSWAGAMGQTQFIPTSYQRYAVDMDGNGRRDIWNSIPDALATSANLLKKNGWQAGKTWGYEVTLPAGKLPGGSKTLAQWQALGVARANGKPFRNLSDKATLKVPDGRGGPAFLMIRNFSVIKAYNNADKYALAVGLLADEIAGGIGLVQDWQRPFTKLSFEERQELQKRLSEHGYYDGKFDGKIGEGSKAAIMAYQAKVGLTQDGYPSLEVLKWLRKQ; the protein is encoded by the coding sequence ATGTCCGTTCGCAACACCGCAAGGCGTCTGACGGCACTGGTGACGGCCGCCGGCCTCACGCTCGCCTTGCTGCTGCCTTCCGGACCCGCTTTCGCCGATGCGGGGTTCCGCCAGTGGGTCGCCGGCTTCCGCGCCACCGCGGTTGCGGGCGGCGTTTCCGGCGCGGTCTACGATAGGGCCATGAGGGGCATCGAGCCCGACCCGGTCGTGCTGGAGAAGGCCCGCACCCAGCCGGAATTCACCGCTCCCGCCTGGGACTATTTCGACAACCGCGTGCATGACCAGTCGGTTGCCAACGGCCAGGCCATGGCGCGCAAATGGAAGGCGTGGCTGGATCGCATCGAGGCACGGTTCGGCGTCGACCGCAACACCCTTCTCGCCATCTGGTCGATGGAATCGAACTATGGCGAAATCCTCAAGCGCGACGACATCATGCGCAATGTCATCCGTTCGCTGGCAACCCTTGCCTATGGCGACCCGCAGCGGTCGAAATATGCCCGCACCCAGTTGGTCGCCGCTTTGAAGATCCTGCAGACCGGCGACATCGACGAAAGCCATCTCATGGGCTCCTGGGCCGGCGCGATGGGCCAGACGCAGTTCATCCCGACCAGCTACCAGCGCTACGCCGTCGACATGGACGGCAACGGCCGGCGCGACATCTGGAATTCGATTCCCGATGCGCTGGCAACCTCCGCGAACCTTTTGAAGAAGAACGGCTGGCAGGCCGGCAAGACCTGGGGCTACGAAGTGACGCTGCCGGCCGGCAAGCTGCCCGGCGGATCCAAGACGCTGGCGCAATGGCAGGCGCTCGGCGTCGCCAGGGCCAATGGCAAGCCGTTCAGGAATCTGAGCGACAAGGCGACGTTGAAGGTGCCGGACGGCAGGGGCGGACCGGCCTTCCTGATGATCAGGAATTTTTCGGTCATCAAAGCCTACAACAACGCCGACAAATACGCTTTGGCCGTCGGCCTGCTCGCCGACGAGATCGCCGGCGGCATCGGCCTTGTGCAGGACTGGCAGCGGCCTTTCACCAAGCTCAGCTTCGAGGAACGGCAGGAATTGCAGAAGCGGCTTTCCGAGCACGGCTATTATGACGGCAAGTTCGACGGCAAGATCGGCGAAGGGTCGAAGGCCGCCATCATGGCTTACCAGGCGAAGGTCGGCCTGACCCAGGATGGCTATCCGAGCCTGGAAGTGCTGAAATGGCTCCGGAAGCAATAG